One Glutamicibacter halophytocola DNA segment encodes these proteins:
- a CDS encoding GntR family transcriptional regulator produces MSTQISVDLEAATAPYEQIRSQIAALINLGELAPGNRLPTVRALATDLGVAAGTVARAYKELEAEGLISSRRRAGTIVSERPGSVDTHEDLVAAVDQLWKLAAAQHVDAATLKALVARREP; encoded by the coding sequence ATGAGCACACAGATCAGTGTGGACCTTGAGGCAGCCACCGCACCCTATGAGCAGATCCGCTCGCAGATTGCCGCGCTCATCAACCTTGGCGAGTTGGCGCCGGGCAACCGATTGCCGACCGTCCGAGCGCTGGCCACGGACTTGGGGGTTGCAGCCGGAACGGTGGCTCGCGCCTATAAGGAGCTGGAAGCCGAAGGGCTGATTTCCTCGAGGCGCCGCGCAGGCACCATAGTGAGCGAACGACCCGGATCTGTTGATACCCACGAAGACCTGGTGGCCGCGGTGGACCAGCTGTGGAAATTGGCGGCGGCGCAGCATGTTGACGCCGCGACGCTCAAGGCATTGGTGGCACGACGCGAACCCTGA
- the thiE gene encoding thiamine phosphate synthase has protein sequence MDNIGAYLVANTASCTPRTTLEVIEGAVAGGIEWIQLRAKDETAREFFELACAATRLTEGKAKLLINDRIDVFLAARAAGAAVSGIHIGQKDIPVRLARQIMGEGIIGLSASTDAQLAQANLDAEAIDYLGVGAVRATPTKKDHPTPIGLDGFARAASRTSLPCVAIGAITAQDASAIRAGGGAGLAVVRAICNADDPQAASGQLVAAWAAAQ, from the coding sequence ATGGATAATATCGGCGCATACCTGGTAGCCAACACCGCTAGCTGCACGCCACGCACCACCCTGGAAGTCATCGAAGGGGCGGTGGCCGGCGGCATCGAGTGGATCCAGCTGCGGGCCAAAGACGAGACCGCGCGCGAATTCTTCGAACTGGCCTGCGCCGCGACCCGCCTCACCGAAGGCAAGGCGAAGTTGCTGATCAATGACCGGATCGACGTGTTCTTGGCGGCCCGCGCGGCCGGGGCAGCGGTCAGTGGAATCCACATCGGCCAGAAGGACATCCCGGTGCGCCTGGCACGCCAGATCATGGGCGAAGGCATCATCGGCTTGAGCGCTTCCACCGATGCCCAGCTGGCGCAGGCCAACCTCGATGCCGAGGCGATCGACTACTTGGGGGTCGGCGCAGTGCGTGCCACTCCAACCAAAAAGGACCACCCAACCCCGATTGGGCTGGACGGTTTTGCCCGCGCCGCATCGCGGACTTCCCTGCCCTGCGTAGCCATCGGGGCGATCACCGCGCAGGATGCCAGCGCCATCCGCGCAGGCGGCGGAGCCGGCTTGGCCGTGGTCCGCGCCATCTGCAATGCCGACGACCCGCAAGCTGCCAGCGGGCAGCTGGTGGCAGCGTGGGCGGCAGCGCAGTGA
- a CDS encoding sugar porter family MFS transporter encodes MTATTSDGKLSARLIFIALGAALGGFVFGYDSSIVNGTVDAVEHEFGLNAVTIGFTVSCALLGAALGAWVAGVVSERVGRVRTMLFASILLAISAIGCGLCFSAADLIVWRIVGGIGVGFASVIAPAYIAEVSPAAHRGRLGTMQQMAIVLGIFVAFLVSALLVFVMGSADATGWFGLAAWRWMYLSLLVPAVLYGVLSLRLPESPRYLVERGRYVEAAAVLTRDMGMNAGAETEKKIEEIRATVHVERRQKFSDLLGRFGFHPLVWVGILLSVFQQFVGINVIFYYSTTLWKSVGFAESDSFTISLITSVTNVVATIVAVLLIDVLGRKLLLTIGSAIMTLSLGMMAVAFAQSVTIDGAVSLPGSWGIIALVSANLFVVGFGATWGPAVWVLLGEIFPNSIRAMALGVAAAAQWIANFVVSTTFPALADAGLALAYGIYAVAALLSLIFVIFMVKETKGRTLEDMKL; translated from the coding sequence GTGACTGCGACAACATCAGACGGAAAACTCTCCGCGCGACTCATCTTCATCGCCCTCGGGGCGGCACTGGGTGGGTTCGTTTTTGGATATGACTCATCAATCGTTAACGGCACCGTAGACGCTGTCGAGCACGAATTCGGGCTCAACGCGGTAACTATCGGTTTCACTGTTTCCTGCGCCTTGCTGGGCGCAGCTCTGGGCGCATGGGTAGCAGGTGTGGTCTCCGAACGCGTGGGACGCGTGCGCACCATGCTCTTCGCCTCCATTCTCCTGGCCATCTCGGCCATCGGCTGCGGCCTGTGCTTCAGCGCCGCCGACCTCATCGTATGGCGCATCGTTGGCGGCATCGGCGTCGGCTTCGCTTCGGTGATCGCTCCCGCCTACATCGCCGAGGTCTCCCCGGCAGCCCACCGTGGACGCCTGGGCACCATGCAGCAGATGGCCATCGTGCTGGGCATCTTCGTGGCCTTCCTGGTCAGCGCGCTGCTGGTCTTCGTCATGGGTTCGGCCGACGCCACCGGCTGGTTCGGCCTGGCGGCGTGGCGCTGGATGTACCTCTCGCTGCTGGTGCCAGCGGTGCTCTACGGCGTGCTCTCGCTGCGCCTGCCCGAATCCCCGCGCTACCTCGTTGAGCGCGGCCGCTACGTGGAAGCCGCCGCTGTGCTGACTCGTGACATGGGCATGAACGCTGGCGCGGAAACCGAGAAGAAGATCGAAGAAATCCGTGCCACCGTGCACGTGGAACGCCGCCAGAAGTTCAGCGACCTGCTGGGCCGCTTCGGCTTCCACCCGCTGGTCTGGGTTGGCATCCTGCTCTCGGTCTTCCAGCAGTTCGTCGGCATCAACGTGATCTTCTACTACTCCACCACGCTGTGGAAGTCGGTGGGCTTCGCCGAATCGGACTCCTTCACCATTTCGCTGATCACCTCGGTGACCAACGTGGTGGCCACCATTGTGGCCGTCCTGCTGATCGACGTTCTGGGACGCAAGCTGCTGCTGACCATCGGCTCGGCCATCATGACCTTGTCACTGGGCATGATGGCAGTGGCCTTCGCGCAGTCGGTCACCATCGATGGCGCGGTCTCGCTGCCAGGCAGCTGGGGCATCATCGCCCTGGTGTCGGCCAACCTGTTCGTGGTCGGCTTCGGCGCGACTTGGGGTCCGGCCGTCTGGGTTCTGCTCGGCGAGATCTTCCCGAACTCCATCCGCGCAATGGCCCTCGGTGTGGCTGCTGCCGCGCAGTGGATCGCCAACTTCGTCGTTTCCACCACCTTCCCGGCGCTGGCCGATGCAGGCCTGGCACTGGCATACGGCATCTACGCCGTGGCTGCGCTGCTGTCCTTGATCTTCGTGATCTTCATGGTCAAGGAGACCAAGGGGCGCACCCTGGAAGACATGAAGCTGTAA
- a CDS encoding ABC transporter substrate-binding protein → MDQQDNSRKSRQKFGARLSKSVAVAAVAALALTGCGGSGGSESADGKTVLRFSWWGSDSRAQATNKIIEAFEAENPDIDVQGEYSDWSGYWDKLATQVASNDAPDIIQMDDKYLREYADRGALLDLTGVDVSKFEEVSIQNGTTDDGLVGITTGINSFTLTANPKILKEAGLEVPDDKTWTWDDYRKMTETVSEKLDGKYGAEAPNEPAGLQTWLRQDGKHLTGSDGALGFTAEDLTGYFQHHRDLLSGGSYPKASVLAENQNAGPDRSMTGTGTAAFGMWWSNQLGGLSAAVGSDLVPLRLPSNTGKAEDNGLWYKSSMMMSGYGRTKHPDEVKKFIDFMVNSQEAGELNKMDRGLPANLDVRKKVVADLDSIETASAQFVTSLEPELQGTEPIPPMGFSAVQDILYRYEMEVFFDRQSVGDAAQNAFKEIEAAVSQ, encoded by the coding sequence ATGGACCAGCAGGACAACTCAAGAAAAAGTCGACAGAAGTTCGGTGCACGTCTGAGCAAGTCCGTAGCGGTGGCCGCGGTTGCTGCTCTGGCGTTGACCGGGTGCGGTGGCAGTGGCGGCTCCGAGAGTGCCGACGGCAAGACGGTGCTTCGATTCTCCTGGTGGGGTTCTGATTCACGGGCCCAAGCCACCAATAAGATCATCGAAGCCTTCGAGGCCGAGAATCCCGATATTGACGTCCAGGGCGAATACTCGGATTGGAGCGGCTACTGGGACAAGCTGGCTACCCAGGTTGCCTCCAACGACGCTCCGGACATCATCCAGATGGACGACAAGTATCTTCGTGAATATGCGGACCGCGGTGCATTGCTCGACCTGACCGGCGTGGACGTGTCCAAATTTGAAGAAGTGTCCATCCAAAATGGTACGACCGATGACGGCCTCGTCGGCATCACCACGGGCATCAACTCCTTCACCCTGACTGCCAACCCCAAAATCCTGAAAGAAGCCGGACTCGAGGTGCCGGATGACAAGACCTGGACCTGGGATGACTACCGGAAGATGACCGAAACCGTCAGCGAAAAGCTCGATGGAAAATACGGTGCCGAGGCTCCTAACGAACCTGCGGGACTTCAGACGTGGTTGCGCCAGGACGGGAAGCACCTGACCGGAAGCGATGGAGCTCTTGGATTCACTGCCGAAGATCTCACTGGCTACTTCCAGCACCACCGGGACCTGCTCAGCGGCGGCTCGTACCCGAAGGCTTCGGTGCTGGCAGAAAACCAGAATGCCGGGCCGGACCGCTCGATGACAGGCACCGGAACTGCAGCCTTTGGCATGTGGTGGAGCAACCAGCTGGGCGGCTTGTCGGCAGCGGTTGGCTCCGATCTTGTTCCATTGCGTTTGCCAAGCAATACCGGCAAAGCCGAAGACAACGGCCTATGGTACAAATCCTCGATGATGATGTCCGGCTACGGCCGAACCAAGCACCCGGACGAGGTCAAGAAGTTCATTGACTTCATGGTCAATTCGCAAGAAGCCGGTGAACTGAACAAGATGGACCGGGGATTGCCGGCAAACCTCGATGTCCGCAAAAAGGTAGTTGCGGATCTGGATTCCATCGAAACCGCTTCTGCGCAGTTCGTGACCAGCTTGGAGCCGGAGCTGCAAGGAACAGAACCAATTCCTCCAATGGGATTCAGTGCCGTGCAGGACATCCTGTATCGCTACGAAATGGAAGTCTTCTTTGACCGCCAGAGCGTGGGCGATGCCGCGCAGAATGCGTTCAAGGAAATCGAAGCCGCAGTATCCCAGTAG
- the thiD gene encoding bifunctional hydroxymethylpyrimidine kinase/phosphomethylpyrimidine kinase encodes MGGSAVKNILSIAGSDPSGGAGIQADLKAIAANGGYGMCVITALTAQNTLGVSAVQAIDGEFVLAQLNAISADVQIDAIKIGMLANEEIIRAVNGWLDTVDAPVVLDPVMVATSGDRLLEDEAVLDSLLDRASVITPNLLELASLLREPAAADWPQVLEQARRLAAKHDALVLAKGGHLAGDLCPDALVSAQGVLAEFSNQRHHTKNTHGTGCTLSSALATIYASGGDWASALEQAKAYLFRAIGAADELNVGRGHGPVNHFAHFFSEADPMDQWWQQIHELRGSIDNLEFIAQLADGTLDPADFEYYLAQDALYLQRYAQVLAEASALAPDLDAQRFWAGSAREILEGELQLHRSYLAEGTANPSAITLNYVNHLAASKRSYAELIAAILPCYWLYQDIGKRLASANHPAHPYKQWLVTYASEEFDLATERAIDMVRVAWKQADVDLRERMRLAFVRSSEHEVAFFDQARRNRVEFSTA; translated from the coding sequence GTGGGCGGCAGCGCAGTGAAAAACATTCTCTCCATTGCCGGCTCCGACCCCTCCGGTGGCGCAGGAATCCAAGCGGACCTGAAGGCCATTGCCGCCAACGGCGGCTACGGCATGTGCGTGATCACCGCGCTGACCGCGCAGAACACCCTGGGCGTCAGCGCGGTACAGGCCATCGATGGCGAGTTTGTGCTCGCTCAGCTCAACGCGATCAGCGCCGACGTCCAGATCGATGCCATTAAAATTGGCATGCTGGCCAACGAGGAGATCATCCGCGCCGTCAACGGATGGCTGGATACCGTGGATGCCCCGGTGGTACTGGATCCGGTCATGGTAGCCACCAGCGGGGACCGGCTCCTGGAAGATGAGGCGGTGCTCGATTCCCTGTTGGACCGCGCTTCGGTGATCACGCCCAATCTGCTGGAGCTGGCAAGCTTGCTGCGCGAGCCGGCAGCGGCCGACTGGCCGCAGGTCCTGGAACAGGCCCGGCGGCTGGCTGCCAAGCATGATGCACTGGTCCTGGCCAAGGGCGGGCATCTGGCCGGGGACCTGTGTCCCGATGCGCTGGTTTCCGCCCAGGGAGTATTGGCCGAGTTCAGCAACCAGCGCCACCACACCAAGAACACCCACGGCACCGGATGCACCCTGTCCAGCGCCCTGGCGACGATCTATGCATCGGGCGGCGACTGGGCCAGCGCGCTGGAACAGGCCAAGGCCTATCTGTTCCGCGCCATCGGAGCTGCCGATGAACTCAACGTCGGCCGCGGGCATGGCCCGGTGAACCACTTTGCCCACTTCTTCAGCGAAGCTGATCCGATGGATCAGTGGTGGCAGCAGATCCACGAGCTGCGCGGCTCCATCGACAACCTGGAGTTCATTGCCCAGCTGGCCGACGGCACGCTGGACCCAGCGGACTTTGAATACTATTTGGCGCAGGACGCGCTGTACCTGCAGCGCTATGCCCAGGTGCTGGCCGAAGCCAGCGCATTGGCCCCGGATCTTGACGCGCAGCGCTTCTGGGCCGGCTCCGCCCGGGAAATCCTGGAAGGCGAGCTGCAGCTGCATCGCAGCTACCTGGCCGAAGGGACCGCCAATCCCAGCGCCATCACATTGAACTACGTGAACCACCTGGCCGCTTCCAAGCGCAGCTACGCGGAGCTGATCGCCGCAATCCTGCCGTGCTATTGGCTGTACCAGGATATCGGCAAGCGCCTGGCCTCAGCCAACCATCCAGCGCACCCGTACAAGCAGTGGCTGGTGACCTATGCGTCGGAGGAATTCGATCTAGCCACCGAGCGCGCCATCGACATGGTGCGCGTCGCGTGGAAGCAGGCCGACGTCGATCTGCGCGAGCGGATGCGGCTGGCCTTCGTGCGATCCTCCGAACACGAGGTGGCCTTCTTCGATCAGGCACGGCGGAACCGAGTAGAATTCTCTACGGCCTGA
- a CDS encoding uracil-xanthine permease family protein: MSWSIHGNGKTITPGEVVAPEERLHWPQTISIGAQHILAMFGSSILVPTLTGFPVTTTLLFTGLATIIFLLMTKNKVPSYLGSSFAMIAPVISTTQSHSMAGALGGIVMTGALLFAVGLIVQVTGTGWIHSLMPPVVMGTIVALIGLNLASATLAPMTDFPLTTFLTVIFTVLATVAFKGLLGRLSILVGLVLGYLLALVQGQVDFKAVHAADWVGLPQFTTPTFHFDTALMFLPAVFVLIAENIGHVRTVGVMTGRDLSKFNGRALMADGAASVVAGLGGGSATTTYAENIGVMAASRVYSTAAYWVAAIVAMALAFLPKFGALVGTIPAGVIGGLGIVLYGMIGIVGARLWIEAKVDFGNPINLMTAGTGLIIAIAVTSDISFGQFQLGGIALGSIATLVVFHSMRAVAKLRGNDLAGNPSES; this comes from the coding sequence ATGAGCTGGAGCATTCACGGCAACGGAAAGACCATCACCCCGGGCGAAGTTGTTGCCCCGGAAGAACGTCTGCACTGGCCGCAAACCATTTCCATTGGCGCCCAGCACATCCTGGCGATGTTCGGCTCCAGCATCCTGGTCCCGACCCTGACCGGTTTCCCGGTGACCACCACCTTGCTGTTCACCGGCTTGGCCACGATCATCTTCTTGCTGATGACCAAAAACAAGGTCCCCAGCTACCTCGGCTCGTCTTTTGCGATGATCGCTCCGGTCATCTCCACCACCCAGTCGCACAGCATGGCTGGCGCGCTGGGCGGCATCGTGATGACCGGTGCGCTGCTTTTTGCGGTGGGGCTGATTGTCCAGGTGACCGGCACCGGATGGATCCACTCCTTGATGCCGCCGGTGGTCATGGGCACAATCGTTGCGCTGATCGGCTTGAACCTGGCCAGTGCGACCCTGGCGCCCATGACCGATTTCCCGCTGACCACCTTCTTGACGGTGATCTTCACGGTGCTGGCCACGGTGGCCTTCAAGGGCCTGCTGGGGCGCCTGTCAATTCTGGTGGGCCTGGTCCTCGGCTACCTGCTGGCTTTGGTCCAGGGCCAAGTTGATTTCAAGGCCGTCCACGCTGCCGACTGGGTGGGCCTGCCGCAATTCACCACTCCAACCTTCCACTTTGATACCGCGCTGATGTTCCTGCCAGCCGTGTTCGTCCTGATTGCCGAGAATATCGGGCACGTGCGCACCGTGGGCGTGATGACCGGGCGGGACCTCTCGAAGTTCAATGGCCGCGCGTTGATGGCCGATGGCGCTGCCAGCGTCGTTGCCGGGCTCGGTGGCGGTTCGGCCACCACCACCTACGCCGAGAACATTGGCGTGATGGCCGCGTCCCGCGTGTACTCCACTGCCGCCTACTGGGTGGCGGCCATCGTGGCCATGGCTTTGGCCTTCTTGCCGAAGTTCGGCGCTTTGGTGGGCACCATTCCGGCGGGTGTCATCGGCGGCCTGGGCATTGTCCTGTACGGCATGATCGGCATTGTCGGCGCCCGCTTGTGGATCGAGGCGAAGGTCGACTTTGGCAACCCGATCAATTTGATGACCGCAGGCACCGGGCTGATTATCGCGATTGCCGTGACCAGCGATATCTCCTTCGGCCAGTTCCAGCTCGGCGGCATCGCGCTGGGCTCGATCGCCACCTTGGTGGTGTTCCATTCGATGCGCGCGGTGGCCAAGCTGCGCGGCAATGACCTCGCCGGGAACCCGAGCGAATCCTGA
- a CDS encoding beta-phosphoglucomutase family hydrolase, with the protein MNAYRPEYRHRDYKAVLFDLDGVITPTALLHRRAWQELFTSYFEQIPGVASYTEQDYFNLLDGRPRYDAVQAMLASRGLELPWGNVQDPAGQDTICALGNMKNDKFTEVLLRDGIEPYAGSLAYLRQVLDAGLDVAVVSSSRNARMVLSAAGLEEHFPLVMGGQEAAARKLAGKPAPDTFLAAAADLGWRPEECVVFEDATSGVAAARAGGFGVVGVAREGNAAELLEAGAHFVIEDLSELVSDESAQSWEDDSWSLLRDEHRDADGAQDTVFSLGNGFLGARAAQLGLGDQSGGTFINGLHEAWQIRHAESAFGLAETGQTMISAPDFRTLRVFINDEALEVGRTEMLRDELRLDFRDGTLCARTLWRTAEGHRVAVMARTMISFTDRHLALQDVHVRLLDAPARVLVQSSVVGYRSQRTVASPEETDASAAGVADPRKSEEASENPLRPAGHTVSGSRLGISYEVPGSGMSVAAMVEHQVSTTGGADQPLRIDRKTADERADEIISTRLEAGQGIRVSKYAVYNCSRRHPAQEMLQRSDRALDHLAEQGMDGHFRAQRDFMADFWKRSDVVVDCDDAGLQRKIRWNLFQLAQAAGRADGLGISAKGVSGNGYSGHYFWDTEIYVMPFLTYTNQQWARNTLRARVAMIPAATRRASIMNEAGLLFPWRTINGEEASAYYPAGTAQYHINADVVYSLNRYLSVMEDDEFLLAGGAEILAGTARMWASLGFWRGQEGNERFHIHGVTGPDEYTAVVNDNLYTNVMARFNLRRSAQLLLELAQQRPEEYAKLASKLDLSDGEIALWLKAADCMHIPYSESVGIHPQDEHFLNREVWDLANTGPDKRPLLLHYHPLVIYRFQVIKQADAVLALWLRSSDFSAEQKLADFNYYDPLTTGDSTLSATVQSILAAEVGYRELSWEYFEHALNVDLQNLHGNTGDGVHVASTGGVWSGLIYGFAGLRDDDDRLCFDPRLPEAWRSISFSLAWHGMRIAVRLERTSIAFTLEGAHSRPIWVRGEQVDLVPGGRVVVELADQGPVREGRPSLDKVLEVQSEAGVDVPRKAW; encoded by the coding sequence GTGAACGCTTATCGACCTGAGTACCGACATCGTGATTACAAAGCCGTCCTCTTTGATCTGGATGGTGTGATTACACCAACGGCGCTGCTGCATCGCAGAGCCTGGCAAGAACTTTTCACTTCCTATTTTGAGCAAATCCCGGGCGTGGCCAGCTACACCGAGCAGGACTATTTCAACCTGCTCGACGGGCGTCCGCGCTATGACGCGGTGCAAGCCATGCTCGCCTCGCGCGGTCTCGAATTGCCATGGGGAAACGTCCAGGATCCCGCAGGCCAGGACACCATCTGCGCACTGGGCAATATGAAAAACGACAAATTCACCGAGGTGCTGCTGCGCGATGGGATCGAGCCCTACGCGGGTTCCCTGGCCTACCTGCGCCAGGTTCTTGATGCCGGGCTCGACGTCGCGGTGGTGTCGTCCTCGCGCAACGCGCGCATGGTGCTTTCGGCCGCAGGCCTGGAAGAGCACTTCCCGCTGGTGATGGGCGGCCAGGAAGCCGCCGCCCGAAAACTGGCCGGCAAGCCTGCCCCGGATACCTTCTTGGCTGCCGCCGCCGACTTGGGCTGGCGTCCCGAAGAGTGCGTGGTTTTCGAAGATGCCACCAGCGGCGTGGCCGCCGCACGGGCCGGGGGCTTTGGCGTGGTCGGTGTGGCACGGGAAGGGAATGCCGCCGAACTGCTGGAAGCCGGCGCGCATTTTGTCATTGAGGATCTTTCCGAACTGGTTTCCGATGAATCCGCGCAGAGCTGGGAGGACGATTCCTGGTCCCTGTTGCGTGATGAGCACCGGGACGCCGATGGCGCCCAGGATACCGTTTTCTCCCTGGGCAACGGCTTCCTTGGCGCCCGGGCGGCGCAGTTGGGCCTAGGCGATCAAAGCGGTGGAACGTTCATCAATGGCCTGCACGAGGCCTGGCAGATCCGGCACGCGGAAAGCGCCTTCGGCCTGGCCGAAACCGGCCAGACCATGATCAGCGCCCCGGATTTCAGGACGCTGCGCGTTTTCATCAACGATGAAGCCCTGGAAGTTGGCCGCACCGAGATGCTGCGCGATGAACTGCGCCTGGACTTCCGCGACGGGACCCTGTGCGCGCGAACCCTGTGGCGCACCGCCGAAGGGCACCGTGTGGCCGTCATGGCCCGCACCATGATCTCCTTCACCGACCGCCACTTGGCCTTGCAGGATGTCCACGTTCGGCTGCTGGATGCTCCGGCCAGGGTGCTCGTGCAATCATCGGTGGTGGGCTACCGCTCGCAGCGCACCGTGGCCTCGCCCGAGGAGACCGACGCCTCTGCTGCGGGCGTCGCCGATCCGCGCAAGAGCGAGGAAGCCAGCGAAAATCCCTTGCGGCCCGCCGGGCACACGGTGAGCGGATCCCGCTTGGGCATCTCATATGAGGTTCCCGGGTCCGGCATGTCCGTGGCCGCAATGGTGGAGCACCAGGTGAGCACCACCGGCGGAGCCGATCAGCCGCTGCGCATTGACCGCAAGACCGCCGATGAGCGTGCCGATGAGATCATCAGCACCCGGCTGGAAGCCGGGCAGGGCATCCGCGTGTCGAAGTACGCGGTCTACAACTGCTCGCGTCGCCACCCGGCCCAGGAAATGCTGCAGCGCTCGGATCGCGCGCTGGACCATCTGGCCGAACAGGGCATGGACGGGCACTTCCGCGCCCAGCGGGACTTCATGGCCGACTTCTGGAAGCGCAGCGATGTCGTGGTGGACTGCGACGATGCCGGACTGCAGCGCAAGATCCGCTGGAACCTGTTCCAGCTGGCCCAGGCCGCGGGCCGGGCCGATGGCCTTGGCATCAGCGCCAAGGGTGTGAGCGGCAATGGCTATTCGGGACACTACTTCTGGGATACCGAAATCTATGTGATGCCGTTCTTGACCTATACCAACCAGCAGTGGGCGCGCAATACGCTGCGCGCCAGGGTTGCGATGATCCCGGCGGCCACGCGGCGGGCCAGCATCATGAACGAGGCCGGGCTGCTCTTCCCGTGGCGCACCATCAACGGCGAGGAAGCCAGTGCCTACTATCCTGCGGGCACCGCGCAGTATCACATCAACGCCGACGTCGTATATTCGCTCAACCGCTATCTGAGCGTGATGGAGGACGACGAGTTCCTGCTCGCTGGCGGCGCCGAAATCCTGGCGGGAACCGCCCGCATGTGGGCGTCGCTGGGCTTCTGGCGCGGCCAAGAAGGCAATGAGCGCTTCCACATCCATGGGGTCACCGGCCCGGACGAGTACACCGCGGTGGTCAATGACAACTTGTACACCAATGTCATGGCCCGCTTTAATCTGCGCCGCAGCGCCCAGCTGCTGCTCGAGCTCGCGCAGCAGCGGCCCGAGGAGTACGCCAAGCTGGCCAGCAAGCTGGATTTGAGCGACGGCGAAATCGCCCTGTGGCTCAAGGCCGCTGACTGCATGCATATTCCGTATTCGGAATCCGTGGGAATCCACCCGCAGGATGAGCACTTCCTGAACCGCGAAGTGTGGGACCTGGCCAATACCGGCCCGGACAAGCGCCCCTTGCTGCTGCATTACCACCCGCTGGTGATCTACCGCTTCCAGGTCATCAAGCAGGCCGATGCGGTGCTCGCCCTGTGGCTGCGCTCCAGCGACTTCAGCGCCGAGCAGAAGCTTGCCGATTTCAACTACTATGACCCGCTGACCACCGGCGACTCCACGTTGTCGGCGACCGTGCAGTCCATTTTGGCTGCCGAGGTCGGGTACCGAGAGCTGTCCTGGGAGTACTTCGAGCACGCGCTGAATGTGGATCTCCAGAATCTGCATGGCAATACCGGGGACGGCGTGCACGTGGCTTCCACCGGTGGCGTCTGGTCCGGGCTGATCTATGGCTTTGCCGGCTTGCGTGATGACGATGACCGGCTCTGCTTTGATCCGCGCCTGCCCGAAGCCTGGCGCTCGATCAGCTTCAGCCTGGCCTGGCATGGCATGCGCATTGCGGTGCGCCTGGAACGAACCAGCATCGCCTTCACCCTTGAGGGCGCGCACTCGCGCCCGATCTGGGTGCGCGGGGAGCAGGTGGACCTGGTTCCGGGCGGCCGCGTCGTGGTCGAGCTGGCCGATCAGGGGCCGGTGCGCGAAGGCCGCCCGAGCCTGGACAAGGTCCTCGAGGTGCAGAGCGAGGCCGGGGTCGACGTGCCCCGCAAGGCCTGGTAG
- the thiM gene encoding hydroxyethylthiazole kinase, with the protein MTLPIVAQKYRQRSPLVFCLTNTVVTNFTANVLLASGASPAMTNLPGEAGGFAAMASAVLVNLGTPSTEQMVAMEEAVLSASAAGTPWVLDPVAVGALSVRTDFARHIVQQRPALIRGNASEILALAGKDSSGRGVDAADTVQAALDAGRELAKEHGCVVAISGEADAIIDANRTVLVHTNGIGLTRITGGGCALGAFNAGMLAVHEDPFDAAIAAHGFYGLAAEKALAASSGPGSFAVAFLDALAATEPEELQNLKYEELNHG; encoded by the coding sequence ATGACTCTGCCTATCGTTGCCCAAAAATACCGGCAACGCTCCCCCTTGGTTTTTTGCCTGACGAATACTGTCGTCACCAACTTCACCGCCAATGTCCTTCTTGCCTCCGGCGCATCGCCGGCGATGACCAACCTGCCCGGAGAGGCCGGAGGGTTTGCCGCCATGGCTTCCGCGGTACTGGTGAATCTGGGCACTCCAAGCACCGAGCAAATGGTTGCCATGGAGGAAGCGGTCCTCTCGGCGAGCGCGGCTGGCACCCCCTGGGTATTGGATCCGGTAGCCGTGGGCGCCCTTTCGGTGCGCACCGATTTCGCACGACACATTGTGCAGCAGCGTCCGGCCTTGATCCGCGGCAATGCCTCGGAAATCCTGGCCTTGGCGGGCAAGGATTCCAGCGGCCGAGGTGTTGATGCAGCAGATACCGTGCAGGCAGCCCTGGACGCCGGACGCGAATTGGCCAAGGAGCACGGGTGCGTTGTTGCCATCTCCGGTGAAGCGGACGCCATCATCGACGCGAACCGCACCGTGCTGGTGCATACCAACGGGATCGGGTTGACCAGGATCACCGGTGGAGGATGCGCGCTGGGCGCCTTCAACGCGGGCATGCTCGCAGTGCACGAGGACCCCTTTGACGCAGCCATCGCTGCCCACGGATTCTATGGCCTCGCCGCAGAAAAGGCGCTGGCGGCAAGCAGCGGTCCGGGGAGTTTTGCCGTGGCCTTCCTTGATGCCCTGGCCGCCACCGAACCTGAAGAACTACAGAATTTGAAGTACGAGGAATTGAACCATGGATAA